In the Phaeobacter piscinae genome, GGCGCCTCGCGCGCCCCATTGGGACCGCCGGGCATGTCGCCGTGGGCATGGCCTCCGGCATGGCCAATAGCGCCGGCGTGGGCGGCCTGCCCGCTGCCGCCTTCATGACCGCGCAGCCGATCCCGCCTGCGGTGTTTCGCGCCACCATGATCGTGTTTCTGACGGGCATCGACCTAATGGCCCTGCCGGTCATGTCCGCCCATGGGCTGACTGGCCCGGACACGCTTTGGGGGGTGATCCTCGCCTTTCCCATCCTTGGTGCAGGTGTTTGGGTCGGCTCACGCGGCTTTGCTCTGGCCGCGCCGGATTTGTTCCGCCGCTATGTCGTGACGCTCTTGGCGGCACTGGCGGCCCTCAACATCGTGAAGGCCGCGCTATGACCTCATCTGCTGAAACCGACATTCTGGTCCTCAATGCCGGGTCCTCGTCGATCAAATTTGCGATCTTCGACGCGGATCTCACCCAGCGCATCGCTGGCTTGGCTGAGGGGATCGGCACGCCGCAATCACGTTTGCGCATTGCAGACAGTAGCAGCGACAGCCAGTTCCCCACCCACGCCGAAGCGCTGGCCGCGATTCTGGCGGCACTGCCTGCACATGGGCTTGACCCGTCGCGGCTCGCAGCTGTGGGCCACCGGGTCGTGCACGGCGGGCGAAAGCTGACCAAACCGGTGCGCATCACCCCCGAAATCCGCAGTGAAATCGCCGATTGCACGCCGCTGGCCCCTCTGCACAACCCGCACAGTCTCGCGGCGATTGATACGATGGCCGCCACCGCGCCTGAGCTGCCGCAGTTTGCCAGCTTTGACACCTCGTTTCACGCCACCAATCCAGAGGTCGCCACCCGCTACGCGATCCCCCGCGTGGAAGAGACCAAGGGCATCCGCCGCTACGGGTTTCACGGTCTGTCCTACGCCTCGCTGGTGCGGCGCCTGCCGGAGATTTCCGGCGTGTCGCTGCCCTCGCGAATTCTGGCCTTTCACCTGGGCAACGGCGCCTCGCTTTGTGCGATCCGCAATGGCCAGTCCGTTGCCACCACAATGGGCTATTCGCCGCTGGATGGCCTGACCATGGGCACCCGGTCGGGCGGCATTGACGCCAATGCGGTGCTGCGCCTGGTCGAAGACAACGGGCTGGAGCGCACCAAGGCGATCCTCAACAATGAAAGCGGGCTATTGGGGTTGTCGGGTGGCAAATCCGACATGCGCAACCTGATGCTGGACCCCAGCGCTGACAGCGCCTTTGCCATCGAGCATTTCTGCTATTGGAGCCTGCGTCACGCAGGCAGCCTGATTGCCGCGATGGAAGGTCTGGATGCCATCGCCTTCACCGGTGGCATCGGCGAGAACGCCGTGGGTGTGCGCGCCCGTATTCTGCGCGGTCTGGAATGGATCGGCGCGCGTATGGATGTGGATGCCAACCACGCCCGCAAGGCGCGCCTGCATGCCGGCAGCTCCAAGGTGGCGATCTGGGTGATTGAGGCTGAGGAAGAGCGTCAGATCGCCATGGATGCCCAGACCCTGATGGGGGCGTCATGATCGCCGCCCCCGTCCGCCTGTCACACACCAAGCAAGATCAGATCTGCGCCACCGTCAGGACCGTCGCCGCCACAATGTCCTCGACCGAGGCGCCTCGGCTCAGATCGCAGACCGGCTTGGCAAAGCCCTGCAAGAACGGCCCCAGCGCCTGCGCGCCGCCCAATTCCTGGCAGAGCTTATATCCGATATTGCCCGCATCCAGCGTCGGGAAGATCAGCACATTGGCCTCAACCGGCGCGATGCCTTTCTTCTCGGCAATCACAGGGTTCAGTGCCGCATCTGCCTGCACCGGGCCTACAAATCCGCTGGCCTCTGCCGCCGCGCGCACCAGCGCCACACTGTCGCCATCGCCCGAGGTGCCGGTGGAAAACGACAGCATCGCAACCCGTGCTGACCCCAGTAGCGCCTCTGCCGAACGTGCAGAGGCCCGTGCGATATCCGCCAGTTGCGCCGCATCCGGCGCGACATTTACGGCGCAATCTGCAAACACCAATTCGCGCCCGTCCGGAAACACCATCAGGAAGAACGACGAGGCTGTGCTGACCCCCGCATCCAGCCCGATGCCGATGCTGGCCGCCTCAATCACCCGGCGCGTGGGCACATCCGCGCCCGCCACCATCGCATCCGCCTCGCCCGCAGCCACCATCGCCGCCGCGCGGTACAGGGGTTTGGAGAGCATCCGCTTGGCGATGCCCTCCTTCATACCGCGCGCCGCCATCAAGACATCCACATGCGCCGCAGACACCGGCGCCAAAGGCACAGCCTCCACCAGCCCCTCACGGGTCAGCTGGTCTACCGCAGCTGCCACTCTGGGGTCGTCCATCTCGGGAAACACCACCCGTGCCCTGCGATCCCGAGCCAGCGCATATGCGTTTTCAAGTACAGTCATTTTGATCTCCCTTGCGGGGAAAGGAGCCAGCAATGAGCGATAACGTCAAGATCAACCGCGGCCTCAAGGGGATCTACTTTGAACGCTCCGGGGTTTCCGACATTGACGGCGCCAAGGGTGAGCTGAGTTATCGCGGCTATTCCATTCACGATCTGGCCACGCATTCCACCTTTGAGGAGGTCTGCTATCTGCTGATCCATGGCGAATTGCCCGATGCGGATCAGCTCGCAGAATTTGACACCGCACTGAAAGCCGCCCGCGTGTTGCCTGCCCCGGTGCTGGATATCATCCGCGCCACCAAGGATGGCCATCCGATGGATGTGCTGCGCACTGCCGTCTCTGCCCTCGCCGCGCTTGAACCAGACAGCCAGCAGGTCGGCGAAGACGCCTTTGTCGCCAACGGCATCCGCCTGATTTCGCAGGTGCCGATCATCATCGCCGCCCATGACGCGATCCGAAATGGCCGCGAGGTGGTGGCCCCCGACATGACCCTCAGCCATGCGGGCAACTGGCTGTGGATGCTGAAGGGCGAGAAACCCACGCCAGAGGCCACCCGGCTCGCGGATGTCGATTTCATCCTGCACGCCGAACATGGTGCCAACGCCTCAAGCTTTGCCGCACGCGTCAGCATCGGGACCGAAACCAATCTCCACGGCGGCATCGTCACCGCGCTCTCCACCCTTGCAGGTCCAGCCCACGGCGGTGCCGCCGAGGACGTGATGAAAATGGTGCATGAAATCGGCACGCCCGACAAAGCCGCCGCCTATGTGAAGGCCAAGCGCGCCGCCAAGGAGGCCGTGACCGGTTTTGGCCACCGCGTCTACCGCAAGGAAGACCCCCGCGCGCGCCACATGCGCGAAGGCGTGCGCCAGTTGGGCGCGGAAATGGGCGCGCCGGAATGGTATGAAATCCTGCAAGCCGTGGTGGAGGCCATGCAGCCCTATGCACGCCACGGTCTGAACGTGAATGTCGATTTCTACTCCGGCGTGATCTACCAGCTGCACGGCATCGCGATGGATCTCTACGTGCCGATCTTTGCCATCGGCCGGATGCCCGGCTGGATCATCCAATGCATCGAACAGCAGCGCGGCAATATCCTGATCCGCCCCCTGACCCTATACAACGGGCCGGAACCCCGCGCCTATATTCCACTAAACGCGCGCTGATCCCACCCACTCCGCGCCACAGTACATAGCGCCGCCCGGCCCATGCAGGCCCGGCGCATCATCAAACAGGGACACCATGGCACATACCCAGCCCCAGCTAGACACCTCGCCGCCCGTGTCGGACGAGATCCGCCAGACCACCTGCTACATGTGCGCCTGCCGCTGCGGCATCAACGTCCACATGAAAACGGATGAAGATGGCCAAAAGAAAGTCGCCTATATCGAAGGCAACCGCGATCATCCGGTGAACAAGGGCGTGCTCTGCGCCAAAGGCTCTGCCGGGATCATGCAACACAACGCGCCGTCACGTCTGCGCGCGCCGATGAAGCGCGTCGGCCCGCGCGGCTCCGGCAAGTTCGAGGAAATCTCCTGGGACGAGGCGCTGGACATTGCCGCTGGCTGGCTGGAACCCATCCGCGAGGATAACCCGGAAAAGCTGGCGTTCTTTACCGGGCGCGACCAATCCCAGAGCTTCACCAGTTTCTGGGCGCAGAACTTCGGCACCTGCAACTATGCAGCCCACGGCGGGTTCTGCTCGGTCAATATGGCCACCGCCGGCATCTACACGATGGGCGGCGCGTTCTGGGAATTCGGCCAGCCCGACTGGGATCACACCAAGCTGTTCATGTTGTTTGGCGTCGCCGAAGACCACGACAGCAACCCCATCAAGATGGGCATCGGCAAGATCAAGGCGCGCGGTGCGCGGGTCATTGGCGTCAATCCAATCCGCTCCGGCTACAACGCTGTGGCTGACGATTGGGTCGGCATCACGCCGGGCACCGACGGTCTGTTCATCCTGGCGCTGGTGCATGTGCTGATGAAGGCGGGCAAGATTGATCTGGAGTACCTCAGCCAGTTCACCAACGCGCCAGTGCTGGTCAATCAGGATCCAGATAGCGCCGATTACGGCCTGTTCTTGCGCGATGACCATGGCGCGCCTCTGGTGATCAACCGCAAGACCGGCCAGCTCGCGCCCTTTGACATGCATGGCGTGCGCCCCGATCTGGGCGGCTCGTTTGAACTCAATGGCATCACCCATGTGTCCGTCTTCCAACTGATGGCCCAGCGCTATCTCAGCGACGACTACGCCCCCGAAGCCGTGGCCGAGCGTTGCGGTGTCTCCGCCAAACGCATCCGCGCCATCGCCGCCGAGCTGGCCCGCGTCGCCTTTGACGAGGCATTCGAGCTGGATCAGGAGTGGACCGATTTCCGCGGTGAGACCCATAAAACCATGAAGGGTCGCCCGGTCGCCATGCACTCCATGCGCGGTGTCTCGGCCCATGCCAACGGCTTTCAGACCTGCCGCGCGCTGCATGTGTTGCAGATCCTTCTGGGCACGGTGGAGGCGCCCGGCGGCTTCCGCTTCAAACCGCCCTACCCCAAACCGGTAGAGGCGCATCCCGCCCCCCATTGCCGCGTCACCCCGAACAAACCGCTGGACGGCCCGCATCTGGGCTTCGTGCACGGGCCGGAACATCTGGCGCTGAAGACCGACGGCAGCCCGGCGCGCATCGACAAGGCGTTCACCTGGGAAAACCCGATGTCCAGCCACGGGCTGATGCATATGGTGATTTCCAACGCCCATGCCGGTGATCCCTACAAGATCGACACGCTCTTCATGTATATGGCGAATATGTCGTGGAACTCCTCGATGAACACGCGCGGCGTGATGGAGATGCTCACCGACACCGACGACAATGGCGACTATGTGATCCCCCGGATCATCTACTCGGACGCCTATTCCTCGGAAATGGTGGCCTATGCGGATCTGATCCTGCCCGACACCACCTATCTGGAACGCCACGACTGTATCTCGCTGCTCGACCGTCCCATCTGCGAGGCCGACGGCGCGGCTGATGCGATCCGCTGGCCCGTGGTGGAACCCGACCGCGACGTGCGCGGATTCCAGACCGTACTGGTGCAGCTGGCCAATAAGATGAAACTGCCCGGCTTCACCCATGAAGACGGCACAGCGAAATGGCAGGACTACGCCGACTATATCGTGAACCACGAACGCAAACCCGGCATCGGCCCGCTTGCAGGGTTCAGGGGCGAGGACGGCAGCAAGGTTGGCCGGGGTGAGGTGAACCCCGAACAGCTGGACAAATACATCGAAAACGGCGGTTTCTTTGTCGAACATATCCCGGCAGAGGCCAGCTATTTCAAACCCTGGAACATGGCCTATCAGGACTGGGCGGTGAACCTCGGCCTCTTTGACAGCCCACAGCCCTATCTGTTCCAGCTTTATGTGGAGCCCTTGCGCAAGTTCCAGCTGGCCGCTGAAGGCCACGGTGAGCGCCAGCCGCCCGAACACCTACGCGCCCGCATCAAAGAGACGATGGACCCGCTGCCCATCTGGTATGAAACCGATCAGCAGGGCAACGACGGCTTCACCGTCAACGCCCTCACCCAGCGCCCCATGGCGATGTATCACTCCTGGGGCACGCAGAACGCCTGGCTGCGCCAGATCCACGGCCGCAATCCGCTTTATGTGCCGACCAAGCTGATGCGCGAAAACCACCTCAGCGATGGCGACTGGGCCAGGGTCACCTCCCCCCACGGTGAAATCACCGTGCCAGTGATGGAGATGGCGGCGCTCAATGAAAACACCGTCTGGACCTGGAACGCCATCGGCAAGCGCAAGGGAGCCTGGGCGCTGGAAGAAAACGCGCCAGAGGCCACCAAAGGCTTCCTGCTGAATCATCTGATTCACGAGCTGCTGCCACCGAAGGGAGACGGCCTTCGCTGGGCCAATTCCGACCCGATCACCGGTCAGGCTGCGTGGTTCGATCTGAAAGTAAAGATCGAAAAAGCCGCCGCGCCGCAGGATCTGAGCGAAAGCCAACCTGTGGTAGAGCCTCAGACCTCGCCCGTGGGCACCGGTCCCAAAGACCTGACATGGAAGGTGGGCAAATGATCAATCCAACTTTCTTCGAAGAAAATTGCCAGGAAAATGGGTGTTTTCCTGGTTCCGCAACTTGCACCGAGGGTATGCAATGACCGAGCTTCCCACCCAGACCGACCGCAAGATGGGGCTGGTCATTGATCTGGATACCTGTGTCGGCTGCCATGCCTGTGTGATTTCCTGCAAGGGCTGGAACACCGAAAACTATGGCGCGCCGCTATCAGATCAGAATGCCTATGGCGCTGATCCCTCGGGCACCTTCCTCAACCGGGTGCACTCCTATGAGGTGCAGCCATCTCGCTGTGCCAGCCAGCCCAACCCGGCGGCCCAGCTGGTGCATTTCCCGAAATCCTGCCTGCATTGCGAGGACGCCCCCTGCGTCACCGTCTGCCCCACCGGCGCCAGCTACAAGCGGGTGGAAGACGGTATCGTTCTGGTCAATGAGTCCAACTGCATCGGCTGTGGCCTTTGTGCCTGGTCCTGCCCCTATGGCGCCCGCGAGTTGGATCTGGCCGAAGGGGTGATGAAGAAATGCACGCTCTGTGTGGACCGGATCTACAATGAGAACCTCGAAGAGGTGGACCGGGTCCCCTCCTGCGTGCGGACCTGCCCGGCAGGCGCGCGCCACTTCGGCGATCTGGGGGATCCTGACAGCGATGTCTCCAAACTGGTGGCAGAGCGCGGCGGGATGGACCTGATGCCGGAAATGGGCACCAAACCGGTGAACAAATACCTGCCCCCCCGCCCCAAGGACCAGATCGAGGATCAGATCAACATTCTGGCCCCGCTGCTGGCCCCCGTCGCAGAGGAGCCCAAGGGCTTCCTCGGCTGGCTGGACAAGGCGCTCGACAAACTTCCCGGCAATTCCGCAGAGGAGACGAGCTGATGCATCCCGCACCTTCTGTTATCCTCTTCACCACCCTCTCCGGTCTCGGCTTTGGCCTTCTGGCCTTCCTTGGCCTTGGCAAGCCTGAGGTAACCGGCTGGGTCGCCTTTGTGTTCTATGCCATCGCCTTTGGTTTTGCGGTGGGCGGGCTTCTGGCTTCGACCTTTCACCTTGGCCGGCCAGAACGAGCCTGGCGCGCCTTTAGCCAGTGGAAAACCAGCTGGCTCAGCCGCGAAGGCATCTGCGCAGTTGCGGCTCTCATTGTGATGGGGCTCTTTGCCTTTGGCGCGGTGTTTCTGGACACCCATTGGTGGGTACTCGGCTGGATCGGCGCGGCGCTGTCACTGGCGACGGTCTTCACGACCTCGATGATCTACACCCAGCTCAAGACCATTCCGCGCTGGAACATGGCGCTGACGCCGGTGATGTTCCTGTCCTTCAGTCTTGCGGGCGGGTCACTGCTGGCCGGGGCTGAGGCGCTGGCGCCCTGGTTGCTGGCCATCGCAGGTTCGGTACAGCTGGCCTATTGGGCCAAGGGCGATCAGGCCTTTGCCACCTCTGGCACCGATATGGGCACCGCCACCGGCCTTGGCGATCGCGGCACCGTGCGTGCGTTTGAACCGCCCCATACCGGCTCCAACTACCTGTTGCGTGAATTTGTGCATGTGGTCGGGCGCAAACATGCGCAGAAACTGCGGGTGATCGCCTTTGCCTCAGGCTTTGCGCTGCCCTTGATCTGCCTCATCCTGCCGGTTGAAGGCCTGATGCTCAAACACCTGCTGGCAGGCGTCGCCGTACTGCTGCACATCGCCGGAATTGCCGTCTCGCGCTGGCTGTTCTTTGCCCAGGCCGAACATGTGGTCGGGCTGTATTACGGCAAGCGTTGAGCCATCCCAAAACACCTAAAATCAGGGCGCCCCAGCGGCGCCCTTTTTTCGTGGCCCACATCTTTTTTCAAAAAACCCCACCACCCATGTCACAAACCCGCCCGCTGCCTCGTCCTGTTTCTGAACCCATCAGAAAGGACCAAATGATGTCGCAACGTCTCGATTATTTCTCTGTCGCCGGGGATCTGTTCAAACCGATGATGGAGCAGGAAGCCCTGTTCAAAAACAGCACCTTGGAATTCAGTGTGGTGGAACTGGTGAAACTGCGGGCCTCCCAGATCAACGGCTGCGCCTTCTGCATCCATATGCACACCCATGAGATGCGCGCCCATGGCGAGAGCGAGGACCGTATGCATCTGCTGAACGCCTGGCGCGAATCGCCGCTCTACACACCCCGCGAACGCGCGGCGCTGGCGTGGTGCGAGGCGCTGACACTGGTAGAAGCCACCGCCGCACCCGATGCCGACTATGACGCCGTGGCAGAGCTGTTTGAGCCGCGCGAACAGGTGCTGCTGACGCTGCTGATCGGCGCCATCAACAACTGGAACCGCATTGCAATCGGCTTTCGCAGCGCCCACCCTGTGAGCGAGAGCGCAACAGGGGCCAACGCGGCGTGACAGCACAGACCAAAGACACAGGAACTGATGCGTTTCTGACAGCGCGGCCGCGATTGTTTGCGGCCGCCTACCGGATGCTGGGCAGCGTGACCGATGCCGAAGATATCCTGCAGGACGCCTATCTGCGCTGGCAGTCGGCCCCCAAGGGGGAGATTCTCGACCCGACCGGGTACCTGATGCGGATCACCACGCGGCTCTGTCTTGATCAGTTGAAATCAGCGCGCAAACGGCGCGAGACTTACCCTGGCGAGTGGTTGCCAGAGCCGGTGCTTACTGATGAGACAACCGAGCTGCTGGATCATGACGTTTCGGTTGCGCTTCTGCTGGCGCTGGACGCCCTCTCCCCGCTGGAACGCGCGGCCTTCCTTTTGCATGATATCTTTGACAGCTCTTTTAGCGACGTGGCCTCCGCGCTGAACCGCTCGCCCGAGGCCTGTCGCCAACTGGCTACCCGCGCGCGCCGCAAGGTGCAGGCCTTGCGACCGGAGGCCCCCAGCCGCCCAGACCAAGGCGAGGCGCTGACCGAGGCGTTCTTTCGCGCCTCCAAAACCGGGGATATGACCGCCCTCACCCGGTTGCTGAGCGAAGATGTGCAGCTGATCTCCGATGGCGGCGGCAAGGCAATGGCGGCACTCAATCCGATCTATGGACGCGACAAGGTGCTGCGGCTGCTGGCCGGGCTTGCCCGCAAAGCCCATCACACAGCGCCAGATCACTGGCGCCTGTGTCAGCTCAATGGTCTGCCTGCGATTGTGAGCCGCGGCGAAGATGGCATTCTGCAAGCCACCTCGCTGAATATTCGCGCGGGCCGGATCACCCGCATCTATGTCACCCGCAACCCGGACAAGACGCGGCATCTGGCATCTGTGCTGGGGTGATCTGCCGTTGCCCAGGCAGCGCACGCCCTGCTTACCGCTGATACATCTGCCGGCCCTATTCTGTTGTGGATCGCGATCACTTCCGGGCTTTACGACCCCGGACACCATGGAAACCGACCCCAACGGCAACTCTGCCATCGGGGTTGTGCAAAACAGTTTCGCACCGGGGCAGTGACGCGCCCCGCAATTTCCAGCCATTCCCGGGATCTTCACCGGGGCGGCGCCGCCTTTCTATCTCAACTAGCTC is a window encoding:
- a CDS encoding dimethyl sulfoxide reductase anchor subunit family protein, which produces MHPAPSVILFTTLSGLGFGLLAFLGLGKPEVTGWVAFVFYAIAFGFAVGGLLASTFHLGRPERAWRAFSQWKTSWLSREGICAVAALIVMGLFAFGAVFLDTHWWVLGWIGAALSLATVFTTSMIYTQLKTIPRWNMALTPVMFLSFSLAGGSLLAGAEALAPWLLAIAGSVQLAYWAKGDQAFATSGTDMGTATGLGDRGTVRAFEPPHTGSNYLLREFVHVVGRKHAQKLRVIAFASGFALPLICLILPVEGLMLKHLLAGVAVLLHIAGIAVSRWLFFAQAEHVVGLYYGKR
- a CDS encoding molybdopterin oxidoreductase family protein, with the protein product MAHTQPQLDTSPPVSDEIRQTTCYMCACRCGINVHMKTDEDGQKKVAYIEGNRDHPVNKGVLCAKGSAGIMQHNAPSRLRAPMKRVGPRGSGKFEEISWDEALDIAAGWLEPIREDNPEKLAFFTGRDQSQSFTSFWAQNFGTCNYAAHGGFCSVNMATAGIYTMGGAFWEFGQPDWDHTKLFMLFGVAEDHDSNPIKMGIGKIKARGARVIGVNPIRSGYNAVADDWVGITPGTDGLFILALVHVLMKAGKIDLEYLSQFTNAPVLVNQDPDSADYGLFLRDDHGAPLVINRKTGQLAPFDMHGVRPDLGGSFELNGITHVSVFQLMAQRYLSDDYAPEAVAERCGVSAKRIRAIAAELARVAFDEAFELDQEWTDFRGETHKTMKGRPVAMHSMRGVSAHANGFQTCRALHVLQILLGTVEAPGGFRFKPPYPKPVEAHPAPHCRVTPNKPLDGPHLGFVHGPEHLALKTDGSPARIDKAFTWENPMSSHGLMHMVISNAHAGDPYKIDTLFMYMANMSWNSSMNTRGVMEMLTDTDDNGDYVIPRIIYSDAYSSEMVAYADLILPDTTYLERHDCISLLDRPICEADGAADAIRWPVVEPDRDVRGFQTVLVQLANKMKLPGFTHEDGTAKWQDYADYIVNHERKPGIGPLAGFRGEDGSKVGRGEVNPEQLDKYIENGGFFVEHIPAEASYFKPWNMAYQDWAVNLGLFDSPQPYLFQLYVEPLRKFQLAAEGHGERQPPEHLRARIKETMDPLPIWYETDQQGNDGFTVNALTQRPMAMYHSWGTQNAWLRQIHGRNPLYVPTKLMRENHLSDGDWARVTSPHGEITVPVMEMAALNENTVWTWNAIGKRKGAWALEENAPEATKGFLLNHLIHELLPPKGDGLRWANSDPITGQAAWFDLKVKIEKAAAPQDLSESQPVVEPQTSPVGTGPKDLTWKVGK
- a CDS encoding phosphate acyltransferase, which produces MTVLENAYALARDRRARVVFPEMDDPRVAAAVDQLTREGLVEAVPLAPVSAAHVDVLMAARGMKEGIAKRMLSKPLYRAAAMVAAGEADAMVAGADVPTRRVIEAASIGIGLDAGVSTASSFFLMVFPDGRELVFADCAVNVAPDAAQLADIARASARSAEALLGSARVAMLSFSTGTSGDGDSVALVRAAAEASGFVGPVQADAALNPVIAEKKGIAPVEANVLIFPTLDAGNIGYKLCQELGGAQALGPFLQGFAKPVCDLSRGASVEDIVAATVLTVAQI
- the sigJ gene encoding RNA polymerase sigma factor SigJ; translation: MTAQTKDTGTDAFLTARPRLFAAAYRMLGSVTDAEDILQDAYLRWQSAPKGEILDPTGYLMRITTRLCLDQLKSARKRRETYPGEWLPEPVLTDETTELLDHDVSVALLLALDALSPLERAAFLLHDIFDSSFSDVASALNRSPEACRQLATRARRKVQALRPEAPSRPDQGEALTEAFFRASKTGDMTALTRLLSEDVQLISDGGGKAMAALNPIYGRDKVLRLLAGLARKAHHTAPDHWRLCQLNGLPAIVSRGEDGILQATSLNIRAGRITRIYVTRNPDKTRHLASVLG
- a CDS encoding TSUP family transporter yields the protein MPLPFDLSMGAGAFLAAALFAAAFIRGYSGFGFSAIFIILAALVTNPLPLIPVVFACEIAMTAFQARGIRPHIDWRRSLALLAGAAVATLPAVAVMARLGPDQARLVISVLILGLSLLLLSGWRLARPIGTAGHVAVGMASGMANSAGVGGLPAAAFMTAQPIPPAVFRATMIVFLTGIDLMALPVMSAHGLTGPDTLWGVILAFPILGAGVWVGSRGFALAAPDLFRRYVVTLLAALAALNIVKAAL
- a CDS encoding citrate synthase, which encodes MSDNVKINRGLKGIYFERSGVSDIDGAKGELSYRGYSIHDLATHSTFEEVCYLLIHGELPDADQLAEFDTALKAARVLPAPVLDIIRATKDGHPMDVLRTAVSALAALEPDSQQVGEDAFVANGIRLISQVPIIIAAHDAIRNGREVVAPDMTLSHAGNWLWMLKGEKPTPEATRLADVDFILHAEHGANASSFAARVSIGTETNLHGGIVTALSTLAGPAHGGAAEDVMKMVHEIGTPDKAAAYVKAKRAAKEAVTGFGHRVYRKEDPRARHMREGVRQLGAEMGAPEWYEILQAVVEAMQPYARHGLNVNVDFYSGVIYQLHGIAMDLYVPIFAIGRMPGWIIQCIEQQRGNILIRPLTLYNGPEPRAYIPLNAR
- a CDS encoding carboxymuconolactone decarboxylase family protein gives rise to the protein MSQRLDYFSVAGDLFKPMMEQEALFKNSTLEFSVVELVKLRASQINGCAFCIHMHTHEMRAHGESEDRMHLLNAWRESPLYTPRERAALAWCEALTLVEATAAPDADYDAVAELFEPREQVLLTLLIGAINNWNRIAIGFRSAHPVSESATGANAA
- a CDS encoding 4Fe-4S dicluster domain-containing protein, which codes for MTELPTQTDRKMGLVIDLDTCVGCHACVISCKGWNTENYGAPLSDQNAYGADPSGTFLNRVHSYEVQPSRCASQPNPAAQLVHFPKSCLHCEDAPCVTVCPTGASYKRVEDGIVLVNESNCIGCGLCAWSCPYGARELDLAEGVMKKCTLCVDRIYNENLEEVDRVPSCVRTCPAGARHFGDLGDPDSDVSKLVAERGGMDLMPEMGTKPVNKYLPPRPKDQIEDQINILAPLLAPVAEEPKGFLGWLDKALDKLPGNSAEETS
- a CDS encoding acetate/propionate family kinase; translation: MTSSAETDILVLNAGSSSIKFAIFDADLTQRIAGLAEGIGTPQSRLRIADSSSDSQFPTHAEALAAILAALPAHGLDPSRLAAVGHRVVHGGRKLTKPVRITPEIRSEIADCTPLAPLHNPHSLAAIDTMAATAPELPQFASFDTSFHATNPEVATRYAIPRVEETKGIRRYGFHGLSYASLVRRLPEISGVSLPSRILAFHLGNGASLCAIRNGQSVATTMGYSPLDGLTMGTRSGGIDANAVLRLVEDNGLERTKAILNNESGLLGLSGGKSDMRNLMLDPSADSAFAIEHFCYWSLRHAGSLIAAMEGLDAIAFTGGIGENAVGVRARILRGLEWIGARMDVDANHARKARLHAGSSKVAIWVIEAEEERQIAMDAQTLMGAS